A stretch of the Gracilinanus agilis isolate LMUSP501 chromosome 4, AgileGrace, whole genome shotgun sequence genome encodes the following:
- the CENPL gene encoding centromere protein L gives MDSSDVPEFTPNHRVPPRLRDYFTDASPFHRHLESVRKHTSFGQTPFRRKIPECSPLQENVDPQRIAFLLHKQWTLYTLTPMYKFSYTNLNEYSCLLKSFIAAEKQKGLAVEVGEDFNFKVIFSTLSGMKGTQRDPAAFLVQIISKSQKSSKNAEEKVVWTGWFCCVYGDSLLENVPDDFTCLPLFLANGAESNTALIGTWFQQTFDCRFTRLTISAFNLSWMAAMWTACNLEHYVAATELLWSVPCSPQSLDISYAIHPEDAKALWDSVHQSPEEITQEEVDLFIDCLCSHFHRHFKINLAATRLVCVSTSVASAHTDGKIKILCSKYLIGVLAFLTELAIFQIE, from the exons ATGGACTCATCGGATGTGCCAGAATTCACTCCAAATCACAGGGTACCTCCAAGACTTAgggattattttacagatgccaGCCCTTTCCACAGACATCTAGAATCAGTCAGAAAGCATACTTCATTTGGTCAGACACCGTTTCGGAGGAAAATTCCTGAGTGTTCACCATTGCAA GAAAACGTTGACCCACAAAGGATTGCATTTCTTCTGCATAAACAGTGGACCTTATATACGCTGACTCCCATGTATAAGTTCTCCTACACTAATCTTAACGAGTACTCTTGTCTTCTGAAGTCTTTCATTGCTGCTGAAAAGCAAAAAGGACTGGCTGTGGAAGTGGGAGAAGATTTCAatttcaaagtgattttctccACTCTCTCAGGAATGAAAGGAACACAACGAGATCCTGCAGCATTTCTTGTACAG attaTATCCAAATCCCAAAAGTCATCaaagaatgcagaagaaaaagtgGTGTGGACAGGTTGGTTTTGCTGTGTTTATGGAGATAGTCTTCTGGAGAATGTGCCAGATGATTTTACCTGCCTACCTTTGTTCCTTGCCAATGGGGCAGAGTCTAATACGGCTTTAATTGGAACTTGGTTTCAGCAAACCTTTGACTGTCGTTTTACTCGATTAACAATTAGTGCATTCAATCTTTCCTGGATGGCTGCTATGTGGACTGCATGTAATCTGGAACATTATGTGGCTGCTACAGAATTGCTTTGGTCTGTACCCTGTAGCCCTCAGAGTTTGGACATTTCTTATGCAATACATCCTGAAGATGCAAAAGCTTTGTGGGACAGTGTCCACCAGTCACCTGAGGAGATAACGCAGGAGGAAGTTGACCTATTCATAGACTGCCTTTGTTCACATTTTCACAGACATTTCaaaatcaatttggcagctaCAAGATTGGTCTGTGTGTCAACATCTGTAGCTTCTGCACATACTGATGGGAAAATAAAG